Part of the Ornithinimicrobium flavum genome, CGTCCGCGATGGCCGTCGCCGCGGGTGCGTGGATGCCCAGGGCCGCGCGGGTGCGGTGGGTGGACCCGCCCCCGAACCCCACGAGGACGCCCGCCGCGCCGGTGCGCATCAGGTGCAGGGCCGCGGTGTAGGTGCCGGCGCCGCCGACGATGACGGGGACGTCCAGCTCGTAGATGAACCGCTTCAGGTTGAGCGGCTCGGCCTGGCTGGAGACGTGCTCGGCGGACACCGTGGTGCCGCGGATGACGAAGAGGTCGACACCGGCGTCGACCACGTGCCGCCACAGCTGCTGGGTCCGCTGCGGGGACAACGAGCCGGCCACGGTGACCCCGGCGTCCCGGATCTCCCGCAGCCTGGCGGCGATCAGCTCCGGGCGGACGGGCGCCGCGTAGAGCTCGCGCATCCGGGCGATCGCCGGCTCCGGATCGAGACCTGCCACCTCCTCCAGGGCCGGTCCGGGATCGTCGTAGCGCGTCCACAGACCCTCGAGGTCCAGGACGCCCAGACCCCCCAGACGGCCGATCTGGATGGCGGTGCGGGGCGAGACGACGGAGTCCATCGGGGCCGCGAGGATGGGCAGGTCGAAGTGGTAGGCGTCGATCTGCCAGCTGACGGAGACGTCCTCGGGGTCCCTCGTCCGCCGTGACGGCACCACTGCGACGTCGTCGAACCCGTAGGCCCGACGACCGCGTTTCCCGCGTCCGATCTCGATCTCGCTCACCGGTTCAGGCTACCTACCGCCGAGCCGTGCTCCGGTCACCGCCACGCTCCCGATGCCGCGAGCGGGGCCGACCGGCCCTGCCGGTCAGCCGTAGTTGGGCGCCTTGGTGGTCATCTCGATGTCGTGGGGGTGCGACTCCTGCAGGCTGGCCTGGGTGATGCGCACGAACTGCCCCTTCTCCTGCAGCTCGGGCACGGTCCGGGCCCCGACGTAGAACATGGACTGCCGCAGGCCCCCCACCATCTGGTGCACGACGGCACTGACCGCGCCGCGGTAGGCGACCTTGCCCTCCACGCCCTCCGGGACGAGCTGGTCGTCGCTGGCGACCTCGGCCTGGAAGTAGCGGTCCTTGGAGAACGACTGCTTGCCGCGCGAGCTCATCGCCGCCAGGGAACCCATGCCGCGGTAGGCCTTGAACTGCTTGCCGTTGACGAAGATCAGCTCGCCGGGGCTCTCCTCGCAGCCGGCGAGCATCGAGCCCATCATCACCGTCTCGGCCCCCGCCACCAGCGCCTTGGCGATGTCACCGGAGTACTTCAGCCCGCCGTCGGCGATGACCGGGACACCCGCCGCCCGAGCCACCTGGGCGGCCTCGTGGACCGCGGTCAGCTGCGGCGCCCCCACCCCGGTGACCACCCGGGTGGTGCAGATCGCCCCCGGGCCGACGCCGACCTTGACCGCGTCGGCCCCGGCCTCGACGAAGGCTCGGGCCCCCGCGCCGGTGGCGACGTTGCCCCCCACCACCTGGACGTGCCGGGTGGCCGGGTCGGTCTTGAGCCGTCGGACCATGTCGATGAGCAGCCGCACGTGGCCGTGGGCCGTGTCCGCGACGAGGACGTCGACACCGGCGTCGACGAGAGTGGTCGCCCGCTCCCACGCGTCGCCGAAGTAGCCGATGGCCGCACCGACCAGCAGCCGGCCCTGGTCGTCCTTGGAGGCCCGCGGGAACTGCTCGCTCTTGACGAAGTCCTTGACGGTGATGAGGCCCTGCAGCCGGCCCTGGTCGTCGACGAGCGGCAGGCGCTCGCGCTTGTGCGCCCGCAGGATCGCGGTCGCCTCGTCGTGGCTGACGTCGGCGGGGGCCGTGACGAGGGGCGTCGGGGTCATGATGTCCCGGACCAGGGTGCGCTCCCACTCGGCCACGGGGGTGAAGCGCAGGTCACGGTTGGTGCAGATGCCCAGGAGCAGCCCGTCCGGGGCCACGACCGGCAGGCCGGACACGCGGTACTGCCCGCAGACGTTGTCGAGCTCCTCGAGGGTCGCGTCCGGACCGATGGTGATGGGGTTGGTGATGCGTCCGGTCTGGGTCCGCTTGACCAGGTCCACCTGGTAGGCCTGGTCCGCGGTCGACAGGTTGCGGTGCAGGATGCCGATCCCGCCCTGCCGGGCCATGGCGATGGCCATCCGGGCCTCGGTCACGGTGTCCATGGCGGCCGACACGAGCGGCACCCGGACCGACAGCTCACGGGTCAGCCGCGAGGTCGTGTCGATCTGGTCCGGCGCCAGGTCGGTCTCCCCGGGCAGCAGCAGGACGTCGTCGTAGGTCAGGCCGACACGGGCGAACGCGGGAGGCAGGTCGGGCACGTCGTCGCCAGGGATCATGCCGCGATTCTACGGCTGGGCCGTCGGAGGGGCGGGCACGGGAGGCGGGGCGGAGGTGGACCCCGGGGGCGCGGTCGGGATGGGCGGGGCCGGTGAGCTCGGGGGCGGTGGTGCGGGCGTCGGCGGGGTCGGGACGGGAGGTGCCGCCGGCGGACGGGTCGGGACGGGAGGTGCCGTCGGCGGACGGGTCGGGACGGGAGGTGCCGTCGGCGAACGGGTCGGGACGGGAGGTGCCGCCGGCGGGTGGGTCGGGTGCGGGGGGACGGCCGGGTGCGTGCCCGGCCCGGGGGCACGCGTGGGACCGGGCTGCGGCGGAGCCTCGCCGGGCGGGCCACCGGCAGGCGGGGGGCCGCTCCGGGTGGTCGGTGCGGACCCCCCTGGCCCGGAGCCCGGCCGGGCGACCTCGTTCACGACGGTGGC contains:
- a CDS encoding GuaB3 family IMP dehydrogenase-related protein, with protein sequence MSEIEIGRGKRGRRAYGFDDVAVVPSRRTRDPEDVSVSWQIDAYHFDLPILAAPMDSVVSPRTAIQIGRLGGLGVLDLEGLWTRYDDPGPALEEVAGLDPEPAIARMRELYAAPVRPELIAARLREIRDAGVTVAGSLSPQRTQQLWRHVVDAGVDLFVIRGTTVSAEHVSSQAEPLNLKRFIYELDVPVIVGGAGTYTAALHLMRTGAAGVLVGFGGGSTHRTRAALGIHAPAATAIADVAAARRDYLDESGGRYVHVIADGGISVSGEVVKAVACGADAVMLGSALARAQEAPGGGYHWGPEAHHPVLPRGEKVHVGTVGTLEEILLGPGRTADGTTNMMGALRRAMATTGYTDVKEFQRVEVVVAPYGER
- the guaB gene encoding IMP dehydrogenase is translated as MIPGDDVPDLPPAFARVGLTYDDVLLLPGETDLAPDQIDTTSRLTRELSVRVPLVSAAMDTVTEARMAIAMARQGGIGILHRNLSTADQAYQVDLVKRTQTGRITNPITIGPDATLEELDNVCGQYRVSGLPVVAPDGLLLGICTNRDLRFTPVAEWERTLVRDIMTPTPLVTAPADVSHDEATAILRAHKRERLPLVDDQGRLQGLITVKDFVKSEQFPRASKDDQGRLLVGAAIGYFGDAWERATTLVDAGVDVLVADTAHGHVRLLIDMVRRLKTDPATRHVQVVGGNVATGAGARAFVEAGADAVKVGVGPGAICTTRVVTGVGAPQLTAVHEAAQVARAAGVPVIADGGLKYSGDIAKALVAGAETVMMGSMLAGCEESPGELIFVNGKQFKAYRGMGSLAAMSSRGKQSFSKDRYFQAEVASDDQLVPEGVEGKVAYRGAVSAVVHQMVGGLRQSMFYVGARTVPELQEKGQFVRITQASLQESHPHDIEMTTKAPNYG